The following coding sequences lie in one Rutidosis leptorrhynchoides isolate AG116_Rl617_1_P2 chromosome 6, CSIRO_AGI_Rlap_v1, whole genome shotgun sequence genomic window:
- the LOC139853020 gene encoding ethylene-responsive transcription factor ERF054-like has protein sequence MAALARNSGKSKQENNNMNQIDFDDTRDWKQVFDEASLSQTHTNNRPLKKIKSPEHQSSSSSSTSSSKLFPFTFDGNHQHTIESLHQFRSDSVPNSNFNHHPLPSFPPQMISFDHQQPPMIHHNFGFPPYFSGENSGLSQQQLLNYWSDALNLSPRGRMMMMNKMRPPIQPIHTTKLYRGVRQRHWGKWVAEIRLPRNRTRLWLGTFDTAEDAAMAYDREAFKLRGENARLNFPERFLGKPKDELGQNSGQDSSSSSPQVTEMVKDDVEKANSKDSEEIVTENDTVLETGEGDSEPFWDEMAENWDNSGWVPGSTMWDSVDSDNNLVFPSSFNLENHYEHQEQEQGSYDFSVFDTQMNSFY, from the coding sequence ATGGCTGCATTAGCTAGGAATAGTGGTAAATCAAAACAAGAAAACAATAATATGAACCAAATAGACTTTGATGACACAAGAGACTGGAAGCAAGTTTTTGATGAAGCTTCATTGTCTCAAACACACACAAACAATAGACCTCTTAAAAAAATCAAAAGCCCTGAACAtcaatcttcttcttcatcatctacatCTTCTTCAAAACTTTTTCCATTCACATTTGATGGAAATCATCAACACACAATTGAATCTTTACACCAATTCAGATCAGATTCTGTTCCAAATTCGAATTTTAATCATCATCCCCTGCCATCTTTCCCACCACAAATGATTTCATTTGATCACCAACAACCACCAATGATCCACCACAATTTCGGGTTCCCGCCGTATTTTTCAGGCGAAAACTCGGGCTTATCACAACAACAGTTACTGAATTATTGGAGTGATGCATTGAATTTAAGTCCTAGaggaaggatgatgatgatgaacaaaaTGAGACCTCCAATTCAACCAATTCACACTACTAAATTGTATAGAGGTGTGAGGCAGAGACATTGGGGGAAATGGGTTGCCGAAATTCGTCTTCCGAGGAACCGAACCCGTCTTTGGCTCGGTACGTTCGATACCGCAGAGGACGCCGCAATGGCTTACGACCGTGAGGCGTTTAAGTTACGTGGCGAAAATGCGCGATTGAATTTCCCCGAACGATTTTTAGGTAAACCGAAAGACGAATTGGGTCAGAATTCGGGCCAGGATTCGTCATCTTCATCTCCACAAGTTACAGAAATGGTTAAAGATGATGTAGAAAAGGCGAATTCGAAGGATTCGGAAGAAATTGTAACAGAGAATGATACGGTTTTAGAAACAGGGGAGGGGGATTCGGAACCATTTTGGGATGAAATGGCGGAAAATTGGGATAATTCTGGTTGGGTTCCGGGGAGTACTATGTGGGATTCAGTTGATTCTGATAACAATTTGGTGTTTCCTTCAAGTTTTAATCTTGAAAATCATTATGAACATCAAGAACAAGAACAGGGAAGTTATGATTTCTCTGTTTTTGATACACAAATGAATTCTTTCTATTGA